Proteins encoded together in one Penicillium digitatum chromosome 1, complete sequence window:
- a CDS encoding cyclic nucleotide-binding domain protein has product MEVNQPTSTDSSQHNSIVLKIVHWDKLFESDSPPRLGIDFGKRLPYATISAFSTGLALGYYHGSKKAGLVFRAENAHRFPTTSTGWFQYHKTKNYIGVVGGAKDGMKMGLKLGAGAFAFCLFEETVDYARHDERDFLSTVTAGLSFSGIYSLLARHDVYTAARTAKLGLKLSLTYGLLQDALETLKGNRPSYVDFFLGNRRSKAKKEGSI; this is encoded by the exons ATGGAAGTCAATCAACCCACATCTACGGACTCCTCACAGCACAATTCCATCGTCCTCAAGATCGTCCACTGGGACAAGCTGTTTGAATCCGACAGCCCTCCACGATTGGGCATTGACTTCGGCAAGCGGTTACCGTATGCTACCATTTCCGCTTTCTCGACTGGGCTAGCACTAGGATACTATCACGGCAGCAAAAAGGCAGGGCTTGTGTTCAGGGCTGAGAATGCGCATCGTTTCCCCACGACATCGACAGGGTGGTTCCAGTACCATAAAACGAAAAACTACATTGGTGTGGTTGGAGGCGCCAAAGATGGCATGAAGATGGGACTTAAGCTCGGTGCTGGCGCATTTGCCTTCTGTCTGTTTGAGGAGACAGTGGACTATGCTCGCCATGACGAGAGAGACTTCTTATCGACAGTTACTGCAGGGCTGTCATTCTCCGGAATATACAGCTTGCTTG CTCGTCACGATGTTTACACTGCCGCCCGCACAGCGAAGCTTGGGTTGAAATTGAGCTTGACCTATGGTCTTTTACAGGATGCCCTTGAGACTTTGAAAGGAAATCGCCCTAGCTACGTTGATTTTTTCCTTGGCAACCGTCGGTCTAAGGCGAAGAAAGAAGGATCAATCTGA
- a CDS encoding Peptide methionine sulfoxide reductase, translated as MSDTQTATVAAGCFWGVEHLYRKNFGNGKGLLDAKVGYCGGTASSPSYQAVCSGSTGHAEALKIIFDPSIVTYRQLLEFFYRMHDPTTENRQGPDVGTQYRSAIFTHGEEQQKIAEDITEKVSKQWYKTPLSTKLLPAGQWWDAEEYHQLYLQNNPAGYECPAHFIRPFPPLSD; from the exons ATGTCAGACACACAGACTGCGACCGTAGCAGCCGGCTGCTTCTGGGGCGTTGAGCACCTGTACCGCAAGAATTTCGGGAACGGCAAAGGCCTCCTCGATGCCAAGGTGGGCTACTGCGGTGGCACTGCTTCGTCACCATCGTACCAAGCTGTCTGCTCCGGTTCAACTGGCC ATGCTGAAGCCCTCAAGATAATCTTCGATCCTTCGATTGTGACCTACCGCCAGCTCCTCGAATTCTTCTACCGCATGCACGACCCCACAACAGAAAACCGACAGGGTCCGGATGTTGGCACACAGTACCGTAGTGCGATCTTTACCCACGGGGAAGAGCAGCAGAAGATCGCAGAGGATATTACAGAAAAAGTCAGCAAGCAGTGGTATAAAACGCCGCTTTCTACCAAGCTCCTGCCAGCAGGCCAATGGTGGGATGCGGAGGAATATCACCAGCTCTATCTTCAGAATAACCCTGCTGGGTATGAATGTCCTGCTCA CTTTATCCGACCTTTCCCTCCTTTGTCGGATTGA
- a CDS encoding Alpha/beta hydrolase family protein, putative → MALYNQTVDFLSGAFSNKQTQLPLLAVTGASFTLGLLARSAFPSNESPQTVHVSPRSTVLPGISESENRQLPLPTDALPGARDVASPYGSIRVYEWGPEDGPKVLLVHGITTPCISLGGLAHALADRGCRVMLFDLFGRGYSDCPADLPQDDRLFSTQIFLALTSSPISWTGAESGKFCLTGYSLGGGIAAAFASYFPHLLSSLVLLAPSGLLRNSQISFQSRLLYSKGLMPENILSFLVSRRLRAGPLVTPKPKNKKLSAADVLAEELPSQSAAATQILSREYPYINVPSTVAWQVNTHTGFVHAFMSSMRYGPILQERQWNRWARLGDYLTAQNGASSSENKRPVVNKVHILCGNNDSIIVKSELVPDATAALGGNVVFKFYEAGHEFPSTKYEEVASYIFELL, encoded by the exons ATGGCTCTATACAACCAAACTGTGGATTTTCTCTCTGGTGCCTTCTCGAATAAGCAGACTCAACTCCCCTTGCTAGCAGTAACTGGGGCTTCATTTACACTTGGTCTACTCGCTCGATCGGCTTTCCCTTCAAACGAATCGCCCCAGACTGTTCACGTCTCGCCTCGATCAACAGTCCTGCCCGGCATATCCGAGTCGGAGAATCGTCAACTGCCTCTCCCGACGGATGCCCTGCCCGGTGCTCGTGATGTTGCTAGCCCGTATGGGTCGATCCGAGTGTATGAATGGGGCCCGGAAGATGGACCCAAGGTGTTGCTCGTGCACGGTATCACCACTCCTTGTATTTCGCTCGGCGGGTTGGCCCATGCACTAGCGGATCGCGGCTGCCGTGTCATGCTATTTGACTT GTTCGGAAGAGGATATTCCGACTGCCCCGCTGATCTTCCACAAGATGACCGCCTCTTCTCGACACAGATCTTCCTCGCTCTGACATCATCGCCTATCTCTTGGACCGGTGCAGAGTCCGGTAAATTCTGCCTTACTGGCTACTCTCTGGGAGGTGGTATTGCCGCAGCCTTTGCATCCTACTTTCCTCATCTTCTGTCGTCATTGGTGCTCCTGGCCCCTTCAGGCTTGCTTCGCAATTCGCAAATCAGTTTCCAAAGTCGACTCCTTTACTCAAAGGGTCTTATGCCCGAGAATATCTTATCATTTTTGGTCAGCCGTCGACTGAGAGCAGGGCCCTTGGTCACGCCCAAACCCAAAAACAAGAAGCTCAGCGCTGCAGATGTACTGGCCGAGGAACTGCCTTCCCAGAGCGCTGCAGCAACCCAAATTCTGTCCCGGGAATACCCCTACATCAACGTCCCGTCTACTGTGGCATGGCAGGTGAATACCCATACCGGATTTGTCCACGCTTTCATGTCTAGCATGCGTTATGGCCCAATCCTACAAGAGCGCCAATGGAACAGATGGGCGCGTCTTGGCGATTATCTAACTGCACAAAACGGCGCCTCAAGCAGCGAGAACAAGAGACCGGTGGTCAACAAGGTCCACATCCTGTGTGGCAACAATGATTCAATCATTGTCAAAAGTGAGCTTGTTCCAGATGCCACGGCTGCCCTGGGTGGCAACGTTGTCTTCAAGTTCTACGAAGCGGGACATGAGTTCCCCAGTACCAAGTACGAGGAAGTAGCATCTTATATCTTCGAGTTACTATGA
- a CDS encoding Kinesin-like protein 6 — MPPKQSKPDSRAVTILFKKHKTTVLLMLQPHESLDLTKTRLLNALKSREVTAINGDTVPDDSLDIEFGEPVDRADPEKGWKRLPVDSSQNESVTVMEAGLKDGNSIAFRFHKSTEGQNGGLDMDLDGEDPGWDVVMPSYEEEPEEELESL; from the exons ATG CCGCCTAAGCAATCCAAACCCGACTCGCGCGCTGTGACCATCCTCTTCAAGAAGCATAAAACCACTGTGCTTCTGATGCTCCAACCCCACGAATCACTCGACTTGACCAAGACAAGGCTTCTAAATGCCCTGAAATCACGAGAAGTTACCGCCATAAACGGCGACACTGTTCCTGATGACTCCCTCGACATTGAGTTCGGTGAGCCTGTCGACCGGGCAGACCCCGAGAAAGGCTGGAAGCGCCTCCCGGTAGATTCGTCACAAAATGAGTCAGTAACTGTAATGGAGGCAGGTCTGAAGGATGGAAACTCAATTGCCTTCCGCTTTCATAAATCAACTGAGGGTCAGAATGGCGGTCTTGATATGGACCTTGACGGCGAGGATCCAGGCTGGGATGTCGTCATGCCGAGCTATGAGGAAGAGCCAGAGGAAGAGCTAGAGTCACTATGA
- a CDS encoding Kinesin family protein: MDASDGASSISVTVRVRPFTIREAAQITRCDEGPLFLGDGSLAGAPTPKLNQKGIRSIVKVIDDRCLVFDPPEDNPVQKFSRSVVPNGKRVKDQTFAFDRIFDQNASQGEVYESTTRSLLNNVLDGYNATVFAYGATGCGKTHTITGTAQQPGIIFLTMQELFERIDERASEKSTEISLSYLEIYNETIRDLLVPIGSSGKGGLMLREDSNQSVSVAGLSSHHPQNVGEVMDMIMQGNERRTMSPTAANATSSRSHAVLQINIAQKDRNADVNEPHTMATLSIIDLAGSERASATLNRGERLFEGANINKSLLSLGSCINALCDPRKRNHIPYRNSKLTRLLKFALGGNCKTVMIVCVSPSSQHFDETQNTLRYANRAKNIQTKVTRNVFNVNRHVKDFLVKIDEQMNLINELKAQARDYEKVAFAKFRKQGEKKDAVLREGIARIRNAYEHTLPERQEKSNHMLKLRQIGRRIGILSSWIAAFDNVCAAHENEEGLSNLHAVRKSAQGILLELEGSRHHYNQKLSKSTWDRPVNSAVENAAKQLQEFYITDNSDYANLNREADLLRSNAEREALTAVIEQDKAGEAAAVQLLLQAQFEMMNSIEDIMQLNSNEAIEKGRSILTKMLEDCADAATNLVKPDGAMPSVPNVSSVRPASPTKTRKRFSLVSLPPVSTANPPVALAPAAPASPTKGSPRRRKGIAGRKSVSFSPKKAQMKIPKRSVRWKDDEEDGTLTEFQKTPKKADSADEASFDDSWLPPRSGSPIPRNIPRATSPSGSISPTPDESAESAGSTLNVQKNANRFKAGFLTKRNGSSPLGPPPTSSLPLSRRDGSPLRDIEGSSFLNRTLMDRPSRIAVRSPSGNFLSSPASENKNNWKSDKEEAIKINSAMRRMSSGRIASGQLSAPSSNALRVHRRRSPTSTYGTSQADNHMFTASQARRMVKSEREHDIKPRVLSPHTLPVMKHTGRRTTLGGDGRPRNISLSSRDAIRLSAMAAPPTGHNSQTCTLYSPFHFRICEHIHLTTQLLP, translated from the exons ATGGATGCTTCCGACGGTGCTTCCTCGATCAGCGTTACAGTCAGAGTCCGCCCTTTTACTATCAGGGAGGCAGCCCAGATCACACGATGTGACGAGGGTCCCCTGTTCCTCGGCGACGGTTCCCTCGCGGGCGCGCCGACACCGAAGCTTAATCAGAAGGGTATAAGATCTATCGTCAAAGTTATTGACGACCGCTGCTT GGTGTTTGACCCCCCAGAGGACAATCCCGTCCAAAAGTTCTCTAGGAGCGTGGTACCAAACGGTAAGCGTGTGAAGGACCAGACCTTCGCTTTCGATCGCATCTTCGACCAAAATGCTTCCCAGGGAGAGGTGTATGAATCTACAACCCGCAGCCTGCTCAACAACGTGCTCGACGGATACAATGCGACGGTATTTGCGTATGGAGCTACTGGATGTGGAAAAACCCACACTATCACTGGAACTGCCCAACAACCCGGTATCATCTTTCTCACCATGCAGGAGCTGTTTGAGCGGATTGATGAACGAGCAAGCGAAAAGTCGACTGAAATTTCCCTTTCTTACCTCGAGATCTATAATGAAACCATTCGTGACTTGCTTGTCCCTATTGGTAGCAGTGGAAAAGGTGGATTGATGCTGCGGGAGGACTCCAACCAGTCAGTCTCGGTCGCCGGGCTGTCAAGTCACCACCCGCAGAATGTGGGAGAGGTGATGGACATGATCATGCAAGGTAATGAACGCCGCACCATGTCTCCTACCGCAGCCAATGCTACTTCATCCCGGTCGCATGCCGTTCTTCAAATCAACATCGCGCAGAAAGATCGAAATGCGGACGTCAATGAGCCTCACACCATGGCCACTTTAAGTATCATCGATTTAGCGGGAAGTGAGCGTGCTAGCGCGACATTGAACAGAGGAGAACGTTTATTCGAAGGTGCCAATATCAACAAGTCTCTTCTGTCACTAGGAAGCTGCATCAATGCACTTTGTGACCCACGAAAGCGCAACCATATCCCTTACCGAAACTCAAAGCTCACTCGATTACTCAAATTTGCTCTTGGTGGCAATTGCAAGACAGTCATGATTGTCTGCGTCAGTCCCTCAAGCCAGCACTTTGACGAGACCCAAAATACTCTTCGATATGCGAATCGAGCAAAGAACATCCAGACCAAAGTTACACGTAATGTCTTCAACGTTAACCGACACGTAAAGGACTTTTTGGTCAAGATCGATGAGCAAATGAATTTGATCAATGAGCTTAAAGCACAGGCAAGGGACTATGAAAAAGTGGCCTTTGCCAAATTTCGTAAGCAGGGTGAGAAGAAAGATGCTGTCTTGCGCGAGGGTATTGCTCGGATTCGCAATGCTTATGAACACACGTTGCCCGAGAGGCAAGAGAAGAGCAACCACATGCTGAAACTAAGGCAAATTGGCCGCAGAATTGGCATTTTGTCGTCTTGGATTGCAGCTTTTGATAATGTTTGCGCCGCACATGAAAACGAGGAGGGTTTATCAAACCTTCATGCAGTTCGCAAATCTGCACAGGGAATCCTCCTCGAATTGGAAGGCAGCAGGCATCATTACAATCAGAAACTATCAAAAAGCACATGGGACCGTCCGGTGAACTCGGCAGTCGAGAACgcagcaaagcagcttcaagAGTTTTATATTACCGACAACAGCGACTATGCCAATTTGAATCGGGAAGCAGATCTTCTTCGGTCCAATGCAGAGCGCGAAGCATTGACAGCGGTGATAGAACAGGACAAGGCTGGAGAAGCTGCTGCTGTACAGCTTCTATTGCAAGCACAGTTTGAGATGATGAACTCTATCGAGGATATCATGCAGCTAAACTCAAATGAGGCCATTGAAAAAGGACGATCTATCCTTACCAAAATGTTGGAGGATTGTGCAGATGCAGCAACCAACCTCGTCAAGCCAGATGGCGCTATGCCGTCTGTACCGAATGTCAGCTCTGTCAGGCCTGCAAGCCCTACGAAAACAAGGAAGCGCTTCAGCTTGGTGAGCTTGCCACCAGTATCGACTGCCAACCCTCCAGTTGCACTCGCCCCGGCTGCCCCTGCTTCACCAACTAAGGGCTCTCCGCGTCGCCGTAAAGGCATTGCCGGTCGGAAGAGTGTGAGCTTTTCGCCAAAGAAAGCCCAGATGAAAATCCCTAAACGATCTGTCCGGTGgaaggatgatgaggaagacgGCACATTGACCGAATTCCAAAAGACACCCAAGAAGGCCGACTCTGCCGATGAAGCCAGCTTCGACGACTCATGGTTGCCACCTCGATCGGGATCTCCTATTCCACGAAATATCCCGAGGGCTACAAGCCCGTCGGGTTCTATCTCCCCCACCCCTGACGAGTCTGCCGAATCCGCTGGATCTACCTTGAACGTTCAAAAGAACGCAAATCGCTTCAAAGCAGGATTTTTGACCAAGAGAAATGGCAGCTCACCATTGGGACCACCGCCTACATCCAGCCTTCCTCTTTCAAGAAGGGACGGCTCCCCACTCCGTGACATTGAAGGAAGCAGCTTTCTGAACCGCACCTTGATGGACCGACCATCCCGGATTGCTGTTCGTAGTCCCAGCGGGAACTTCTTGAGCAGTCCAGCATCTGAAAACAAGAACAACTGGAAGTCGGACAAGGAAGAAGCAATTAAGATTAATTCGGCCATGAGACGTATGTCTAGTGGGCGGATTGCTAGTGGACAACTCAGCGCTCCATCCTCCAACGCCCTGCGAGTTCACCGTCGTCGCAGCCCGACTTCCACCTATGGGACCTCGCAAGCAGACAACCACATGTTCACCGCATCACAAGCGCGGCGTATGGTCAAGAGTGAAAGAGAACACGATATCAAACCTCGGGTCTTAAGCCCTCATACCCTCCCAGTCATGAAGCACACGGGACGCCGCACAACATTGGGTGGAGACGGTCGACCTCGAAACATCAGCCTATCCAGCAGGGATGCCATTCGTCTCAGTGCGATGGCAGCGCCTCCGACTGGCCACAACTCACAAACATG CACTCTGTACAGCCCCTTTCACTTCCGAATCTGCGAACATATCCACTTGACAA CTCAGCTTCTTCCTTGA
- a CDS encoding gluconate 5-dehydrogenase: MSIPETRSTAVANGTGANAISQDNVSQVPGTSRSSVDRFARTPASEGPYFAGARMPERTAHLTGLSSQLNAMEEILKTKS; the protein is encoded by the exons ATGTCTATTCCGGAGACAAGAAGCACAGC TGTTGCCAACGGTACCGGTGCCAACGCTATAAGCCAAGACAACGTCAGCCAAGTACCAGGAACCAGTCGCAGCAGTGTGGACCGATTTGCACGGACACCAGCCTCCGAGGGCCCTTACTTTGCTGGTGCGCGAATGCCAGAGAGGACGGCACACCTCACAGGGCTATCAAGTCAACTCAATGCCATGGAGGAAATTCTGAAAACTAAAAGTTAA